A single genomic interval of Armigeres subalbatus isolate Guangzhou_Male chromosome 1, GZ_Asu_2, whole genome shotgun sequence harbors:
- the LOC134207330 gene encoding monocarboxylate transporter 2: MTHGPPASRKRPENGTTQGTGDPESNQMSANTGLPTPPDGGWGWMVALASFSIHIVTDGITYSFGMFYLKFLEYFNEGKGYTAWIASILVGVTLCSGPISSSLVNRFGCRAVTIAGAILASISLAASVFAQSVFYLFISIGFGTGLGLGLIYLPAIVSVTMYFERLRSLATGIAVCGSGLGTFIFAPVTDMLINNLGWQKALLVLSVIVLISCSIFGSMFRPLKAGPPELEMTPVDSPNTTATSNGKQNGDAGDGDQNRAVRSHSIGNSPKIALNANGKSTSGQSLQLALSQPLLAQPTTYDQVNPHLLGSTTIRRAESGTMYRKDALYTGSLHNIASRHASHASLATYDKGQYGSLQGNAKSIDSDEPVICCGCISCSKETSDTFREMMSFSILKDPIFIVFTVSNFLTSIGFNVPYVYLAAQADVLQIDTKQASYLLGIIGIANTVGRIILGYLSDKPWVNRLLVYNLMLTICGVSTAFSVMCLDFYSLATYSAIFGFTIGAYVGLTSVILVDLLGLEKLTNAFGLLLLFQGIASFVGPPLAGWLYDITLSYNPGFILAGTTIAMSGIMLFAIPPMQRYRAKKQSAAAAAQAQQS, encoded by the exons CTGATGGCATCACCTACTCGTTCGGCATGTTCTACCTCAAGTTTCTGGAGTACTTCAACGAAGGCAAGGGCTACACGGCATGGATCGCATCGATACTGGTCGGTGTGACACTTTGTTCCG GGCCCATTTCGTCTTCCCTGGTGAATCGTTTCGGCTGCCGAGCAGTCACCATCGCCGGTGCGATCCTGGCTTCCATCAGTTTGGCCGCCAGCGTGTTCGCGCAAAGTGTATTCTACCTGTTCATCTCCATTGGGTTCGGTACGGGCCTGGGCTTGGGGCTGATCTATCTGCCGGCCATCGTCAGTGTGACGATGTACTTCGAGCGGCTAAGATCCCTGGCGACGGGAATCGCCGTATGCGGCTCCGGATTGGGAACGTTCATCTTCGCTCCGGTTACCGACATGCTGATCAACAACCTGGGCTGGCAGAAAGCACTGCTGGTGCTGTCCGTCATCGTGCTGATAAGCTGCAGCATTTTCGGATCCATGTTCCGGCCTCTGAAAGCCGGGCCTCCCGAACTGGAGATGACGCCGGTTGACTCCCCGAATACCACAGCAA CCTCAAATGGAAAGCAGAACGGTGACGCTGGTGATGGTGATCAGAACAGAGCAGTACGGTCACATAGCATTGGCAATTCCccgaaaattgctctaaatgcG AACGGCAAATCAACCAGCGGACAAAGTCTTCAGCTGGCTTTGAGCCAACCGCTGCTGGCGCAACCAACCACATACGATCAGGTCAATCCCCATCTTTTGGGATCGACCACCATCCGAAGAGCGGAAAGTGGAACCATGTACCGCAAAGACGCACTCTACACCGGTTCGCTGCACAACATTGCTTCACGGCACGCTTCCCACGCCAGTTTAGCTACGTACGACAAGGGACAGTACGGATCTCTGCAAGGAAATGCCAAATCCATCGATTCCGATGAGCCAGTCATCTGCTGTGGCTGCATCAGCTGTTCCAAGGAAACTTCCGACACCTTCCGGGAGATGATGAGCTTCTCCATTCTGAAGGACCCGATCTTTATTGTGTTCACCGTTTCGAACTTCCTGACCAGCATCGGCTTTAATGTTCCCTATGTTTACCTGGCCGCGCAAGCCGACGTCTTGCAGATAGATACCAAGCAGGCCAGCTACCTACTCGGGATCATCGGTATCGCAAACACCGTCGGTCGTATCATTCTCGGTTACTTGTCTGACAAACCGTGGGTGAACAGGCTGCTGGTCTATAACCTGATGCTCACCATCTGCGGCGTTT CAACTGCCTTCTCCGTTATGTGCCTCGACTTCTACAGCCTTGCGACGTACTCTGCAATCTTCGGTTTCACAATCGGTGCCTACGTCGGCCTGACGTCGGTCATTCTGGTGGATCTACTCGGTCTGGAAAAGCTCACGAATGCCTTCGGTTTGCTACTTCTTTTCCAAGGTATTGCCTCCTTTGTCGGACCTCCCCTCGCCG GATGGCTATATGACATAACCCTCTCGTACAACCCGGGCTTCATTCTGGCCGGAACGACTATCGCCATGTCCGGTATAATGCTGTTTGCCATTCCTCCGATGCAGCGATACAGGGCAAAGAAGCAATCCGCTGCGGCAGCAGCACAAGCGCAGCAAAGTTGA
- the LOC134207287 gene encoding uncharacterized protein LOC134207287, with product MAGCMSSKALDVLEEHCYATLSSSFHRRSDNSRRFNHSGSIFATSCLSEGNSALQLNMGKSWLKRSTPLNQHERENSKTFKFASNLERSYNSEGKPTHLAETQKKALKLLSTAPPNFEDPPFEVLEVNKDKTNSRTEPACEAINPLLTPTLYSMNRSAPMESIRSGWKTCSNRTNPWLNRSTPLCHDKENSRRFNHSGSIFATSCLSEGNSALQLNMRKSWLKRSTPLNQHERENSKTFKFASNLERSYNSEGKPTHLAETQKKALKLLSTAPPNFEVDESKRRKQPKFSGRLTT from the exons ATGGCTGGATGCATGTCAAGCAAAGCTCTCGATGTTCTGGAAGAACATTGCTATGCAACTTTGTCTTCGTCATTCCATAGAAGAAGTG ATAATTCCAGACGTTTCAATCACTCTGGCAGCATTTTCGCAACAAGCTGCCTTTCAGAAGGAAATAGTGCGCTACAGTTGAACATGGGAAAATCTTGGTTGAAACGATCAACACCTCTTAATCAGCACGAAAGAGAAAACAGCAAAACGTTCAAGTTCGCCAGCAACTTGGAAAGGAGTTATAATTCAGAAGGAAAACCGACACATCTAGCGGAGACTCAGAAGAAGGCGTTAAAGCTACTTTCGACAGCACCTCCGAACTTTGAAG ATCCTCCGTTTGAAGTCTTGGaagttaataaagacaaaactAATAGCAGAACTGAACCAGCCTGTGAGGCAATTAATCCATTATTGACTCCAACACTGTACTCAATGAATCGATCGGCGCCTATGGAATCAATTCGTTCAGGATGGAAAACATGTTCAAATCGAACAAACCCTTGGCTAAATCGTTCTACACCTCTTTGTCATGACAAAGAAAATTCCAGACGTTTCAATCACTCTGGCAGCATTTTCGCAACAAGCTGCCTTTCAGAAGGAAATAGTGCGCTACAGTTGAACATGAGAAAATCTTGGTTGAAACGATCAACACCTCTTAATCAGCATGAAAGAGAAAACAGCAAAACGTTCAAGTTCGCCAGCAACTTGGAAAGGAGTTATAATTCAGAAGGAAAACCGACACATCTAGCGGAGACTCAGAAGAAGGCGTTAAAGCTACTTTCGACAGCACCTCCGAACTTTGAAG TGGATGAAAGCAAACGTCGCAAGCAACCAAAATTCAGTGGCCGTTTAACCACCTAA